One segment of Rubripirellula amarantea DNA contains the following:
- a CDS encoding tRNA (5-methylaminomethyl-2-thiouridine)(34)-methyltransferase MnmD, whose amino-acid sequence MNQIPIRPTYPSRHPALKVLVTDDGSRTLVDPDTQIAFHSGCGAIAETRHVYLNNSMVATRLGLQKPTQVLEFGLGTGMAMFMTLDVAMSHNAPLTYVAIDRDWLSADVLPALILDQSLAKKDLVQQYSRWRSSISDWTTGQRHVWHVDDKCRIDIVIDDFAIAVSSLVSSNERFEAIYFDPFDPAESPEAWTPAITDAANELLTDDGYLTTYCVNRNVRDTFAQSGFDVYRVPGPHGGKRQVMVASKTKLGSVGNANLKSKAWPPVD is encoded by the coding sequence ATGAATCAAATACCTATTCGACCAACATATCCGTCGCGCCATCCCGCGCTCAAGGTCCTGGTTACAGACGATGGCAGCCGGACATTGGTGGATCCAGACACGCAGATCGCCTTCCACAGTGGGTGCGGTGCGATTGCCGAAACTAGGCATGTGTACCTGAACAATTCGATGGTCGCCACGCGTTTAGGCTTGCAAAAACCCACTCAAGTGCTGGAATTTGGCCTGGGAACCGGGATGGCAATGTTCATGACGCTGGACGTTGCGATGTCCCATAATGCCCCACTGACGTACGTCGCCATCGACCGGGACTGGCTATCGGCCGACGTGTTGCCCGCGTTAATCCTTGATCAAAGTCTCGCGAAGAAGGACTTGGTCCAGCAATACTCGCGGTGGCGATCGAGCATCAGTGATTGGACGACTGGTCAAAGGCACGTTTGGCACGTCGATGATAAGTGCCGAATCGATATCGTGATTGACGACTTCGCGATTGCCGTCTCGTCGCTTGTTTCTTCCAACGAACGTTTCGAAGCGATTTACTTTGACCCCTTCGATCCAGCGGAAAGTCCTGAAGCGTGGACGCCCGCGATCACTGATGCCGCGAACGAATTACTCACCGACGACGGCTACCTGACCACTTACTGCGTCAACCGGAACGTTCGCGACACATTCGCCCAGTCCGGGTTCGATGTTTATCGCGTTCCGGGACCGCACGGTGGAAAACGACAAGTCATGGTGGCCAGCAAAACCAAGCTTGGTTCCGTGGGAAACGCGAACCTTAAGTCGAAGGCTTGGCCACCGGTGGATTGA